A region from the Sphingomonas flavescens genome encodes:
- a CDS encoding alpha/beta hydrolase yields the protein MALLLALMSGDAFAAPTSRRHEATGEVIRLWPGQAPGSEDWQGPEEVADVTLPAVGKLHVITNVTVPTLTVFRPSAADANGTAMIVLPGGSFRALAWDVDGVETAQWLAKNGVTAFVLKYRVRPPQKGESFGETLADFARATRSRRVLAVADARQAVRYVRTHAQTYRLRRGKIGIIGFSAGAMATAEVAAGEEPSARPDFAIVMYGAALDAAPPPAGAPPIFIGAAQDDPQLPASNSIDLYERWTKAGLPAELHIYENGGHGFGFRHHGTTSDSWPSALRAWLAGRGLIAE from the coding sequence ATGGCGCTTCTCCTTGCGCTCATGAGCGGCGATGCTTTTGCCGCACCGACCAGCCGTCGCCACGAGGCGACCGGGGAGGTCATCCGGCTTTGGCCGGGTCAGGCGCCCGGAAGCGAGGACTGGCAGGGGCCGGAGGAGGTCGCCGACGTGACGCTCCCGGCAGTCGGCAAGCTTCATGTGATTACCAATGTCACTGTGCCAACTCTGACCGTTTTTCGACCGTCCGCGGCCGACGCCAACGGAACCGCGATGATCGTGCTGCCGGGCGGCTCATTCCGCGCGCTCGCCTGGGACGTCGATGGCGTGGAAACAGCGCAGTGGCTGGCGAAGAATGGCGTGACCGCGTTCGTGCTCAAGTACCGGGTGCGTCCGCCGCAGAAGGGCGAGTCCTTTGGCGAGACGCTGGCGGACTTCGCGCGGGCGACGAGAAGCCGACGGGTACTCGCCGTGGCCGATGCGCGGCAGGCCGTCCGCTATGTTCGAACGCACGCCCAAACCTACCGCTTACGCCGGGGCAAGATCGGTATCATCGGCTTCTCGGCTGGTGCGATGGCGACCGCCGAAGTCGCGGCTGGCGAAGAGCCTTCGGCCCGGCCCGACTTCGCGATCGTAATGTACGGTGCGGCCCTCGACGCGGCGCCCCCTCCCGCCGGCGCGCCGCCGATCTTCATCGGTGCTGCGCAAGACGATCCGCAACTGCCCGCGAGCAACAGTATCGATCTGTACGAGCGCTGGACCAAAGCGGGCTTGCCGGCGGAGTTGCACATCTACGAAAATGGCGGCCACGGGTTTGGCTTTCGTCACCACGGCACAACTAGCGACAGCTGGCCTTCGGCGTTGCGAGCCTGGCTCGCGGGTCGTGGCTTGATCGCCGAATAA
- the ispH gene encoding 4-hydroxy-3-methylbut-2-enyl diphosphate reductase produces the protein MTENLTTTPPSNRVKSARAGLTVLLASPRGFCAGVVRAIDAVRDALRVYGPPVHVRRPIVHNLEVVRMLEAEGAIFVEELDDVPNGAVVLFSAHGVAPAVAAEARRRGLIAYDAVCPLVAKVHREVERHYRNGRRVVLVGHEGHPEIAGTLGHLPRAGAFVINDPSQIPALPLRREEPVAYAVQTTYSVDDAALIVTALAAHFSDLVGPSSSDICYATSNRQAAVRSMAAQADTVIIVGESFSSNARRLAEVAAEYCPQMQLAASSDDINWRLIPPDGTLGISSAASTPERSVEDVIDALRQRYDLDIQDLAGPVEDTVFKRMPVI, from the coding sequence ATGACGGAAAACCTCACAACCACACCCCCAAGCAATCGCGTTAAATCGGCCCGCGCGGGGCTGACGGTCCTGCTCGCCAGTCCGCGGGGCTTTTGCGCGGGCGTCGTGCGCGCCATCGACGCGGTGCGCGACGCGTTGCGGGTTTACGGGCCGCCCGTCCACGTGCGGCGCCCGATTGTCCATAACCTCGAAGTCGTCCGCATGCTCGAAGCGGAAGGCGCAATTTTCGTCGAAGAACTGGATGACGTGCCGAACGGTGCCGTGGTCTTGTTCTCAGCGCACGGGGTCGCCCCCGCGGTTGCGGCGGAGGCACGCCGGCGCGGGCTTATCGCCTACGACGCCGTCTGCCCCCTCGTTGCCAAGGTGCATCGCGAAGTCGAACGGCACTACCGCAATGGTCGCCGTGTCGTGCTGGTGGGGCATGAAGGACATCCCGAGATCGCGGGCACGCTGGGCCATTTGCCGCGGGCCGGTGCATTTGTGATCAACGACCCGTCGCAGATCCCAGCTTTGCCGCTTCGCCGGGAAGAACCTGTCGCCTACGCCGTCCAGACCACCTACTCAGTTGATGATGCGGCGCTGATCGTGACGGCGCTGGCGGCTCATTTTTCCGACCTGGTCGGACCGTCGAGCAGCGACATCTGCTACGCGACGAGCAATCGTCAGGCAGCGGTGCGCAGCATGGCGGCCCAAGCGGACACGGTAATCATCGTCGGGGAGAGCTTCTCGTCCAATGCTCGGAGACTGGCCGAAGTGGCAGCCGAATATTGTCCGCAGATGCAATTGGCTGCGAGTTCTGACGACATAAACTGGCGACTGATCCCGCCGGATGGGACACTCGGCATTTCGTCAGCCGCCTCGACGCCCGAGCGTTCGGTCGAGGATGTCATCGATGCGCTTCGGCAACGGTATGACCTCGACATCCAAGACCTTGCGGGGCCCGTTGAAGACACGGTCTTTAAACGAATGCCCGTGATCTGA
- a CDS encoding DUF2141 domain-containing protein yields the protein MRVYALAPLALLTVAAATPDNVLEVDVSGLRNAKGQIHVCITQDPGHFPDCRGDPHALTRTAAATVGSLKFEGLTPGRYAITLFHDENGNQRLDTMLGIPREGFGFSNKVVIRFGAPRFNAVAIQVPAGFTRERIRLQYLL from the coding sequence ATGCGCGTATATGCCCTTGCTCCACTCGCCTTGCTGACCGTCGCGGCCGCCACGCCGGACAACGTGCTCGAGGTCGATGTGTCGGGATTGCGCAATGCCAAGGGCCAGATCCATGTCTGCATCACCCAGGACCCTGGCCATTTCCCCGACTGCCGGGGCGATCCCCATGCGCTGACGCGGACGGCTGCGGCGACGGTCGGAAGCCTGAAGTTCGAAGGCCTGACCCCCGGCCGCTACGCGATCACTCTGTTTCACGATGAAAACGGCAATCAGCGGCTCGATACGATGCTGGGCATCCCGCGCGAAGGGTTTGGGTTTTCCAACAAGGTCGTCATTCGATTCGGCGCGCCGCGCTTCAATGCCGTTGCCATTCAGGTGCCGGCGGGCTTCACGCGCGAACGCATCCGCCTACAATACCTGCTTTAG
- the crtY gene encoding lycopene beta-cyclase CrtY — protein MSKVVIAGGGLSGGLLALALKARRPDVQLLIVDQGETFGGNHTWSFFDTDIAAGDRWVLDRIEAAHWPDTEVRFPKRQRTIPIGYNSIASEALDAAMKRTLQPAEYRLRVALAEVGPNHVVLATGERIEADAVVDARGPGPMPGQDLGWQKFLGRTYRYPVPHGVKRPVIMDATVEQRDGYRFHYLLPFDPHRLLIEDTYYSPDASLDRDRLAADVDRRAASLGDGATMIAEESGVLPILIRGDFDAWWPRDDGLPRVGLRGSFFHPTTSYSLLDAVTTATFIAEQRELTSRVLAEVLRARAAKSWKDRSFFQLLNRMLFGAAEPQQEYRVLEHFYRLPADIIARFYAGQLTTFDKLRILSGRPPVPLGRALRTLTGKAA, from the coding sequence ATGAGCAAAGTTGTCATCGCCGGCGGGGGTCTGAGCGGCGGTCTCCTTGCACTCGCGCTCAAGGCGCGGCGCCCTGACGTCCAACTGCTGATTGTCGATCAGGGCGAGACATTCGGGGGCAACCACACCTGGTCATTCTTCGACACGGACATCGCCGCAGGCGATCGTTGGGTGCTGGATCGGATCGAGGCCGCGCACTGGCCCGACACCGAAGTCCGTTTCCCTAAACGGCAGCGGACGATCCCCATCGGTTACAACAGCATCGCGTCGGAGGCGCTCGACGCGGCAATGAAGCGAACGTTGCAGCCTGCCGAATATCGATTGCGCGTCGCGCTGGCTGAGGTCGGACCGAACCACGTCGTGCTCGCGACCGGCGAACGGATCGAGGCGGATGCGGTCGTCGATGCGCGAGGGCCCGGCCCGATGCCCGGGCAGGACCTGGGGTGGCAGAAGTTCCTGGGTAGGACATATCGCTATCCGGTGCCGCACGGCGTCAAGCGGCCGGTGATTATGGATGCCACGGTGGAACAGCGCGACGGCTACCGATTCCACTATCTGTTGCCCTTCGATCCGCACCGCCTGCTGATCGAGGACACATATTATTCACCCGACGCGTCGCTTGATCGGGATCGGCTCGCCGCCGACGTCGATCGGCGCGCGGCAAGTCTTGGTGACGGCGCGACCATGATAGCGGAGGAAAGTGGCGTTCTGCCGATCCTGATCCGCGGTGATTTCGACGCTTGGTGGCCCCGCGACGACGGCCTGCCGCGGGTCGGTCTTCGCGGCAGCTTTTTTCACCCCACGACGAGCTATTCGCTGCTCGATGCAGTGACGACTGCCACCTTTATCGCGGAGCAGCGGGAACTAACCTCACGCGTCCTCGCGGAGGTACTGCGCGCGCGCGCAGCCAAAAGCTGGAAGGACCGTTCCTTTTTTCAACTTCTCAACCGCATGCTGTTTGGCGCGGCGGAACCCCAGCAGGAATATCGAGTGCTCGAACATTTCTATCGGCTGCCCGCCGACATCATCGCGCGTTTCTATGCGGGGCAACTCACGACCTTCGACAAGCTCCGCATTCTCAGCGGCCGGCCACCGGTGCCGCTCGGTCGCGCCCTGCGCACGCTGACCGGGAAAGCGGCATGA
- a CDS encoding phytoene desaturase: MSKRVAIIGSGFGGLALAIRLQSAGIDTTILEARDKPGGRAYYWEKDGHVFDAGPTVITDPACLRELWELSGHDLAEDVDLVPVTPFYRLSWPDGTTFDYTNDDAELFDQIRALEPADVEGYRKFLNYSAGVHEEGYVKLGAVPFLDFRSMLKAAPSLARYQAWRSVYSIVSGFVRNEKLRQALSFHTLLVGGNPMTTSSIYALIHKLERDGGVWFARGGTNRLIAGMVRHFERLGGKIRLGDPVAEIATDGTRITRVRTQSGFEESFDAVASNADVLRTYEMLQHRSAKRSAARLKRKRYSPSLFVLHFSTSGTWPDVAHHSILFGPKYAELLDEIYKGDGLPHDPSLYLHHPTITDPSMAPPDRSTFYALAPVPHLGQTEFDWAVEGPKYAERILEVLEERMLPGLRERLGTVFHFGPADFESELNSHLGSAFSLEPVLTQSAYFRVHNRDSKIPNLYFVGAGTHPGAGIPGVVGSAKATAGLIIEDLAR, translated from the coding sequence ATGAGTAAGCGCGTCGCCATCATCGGCTCTGGTTTTGGAGGTCTGGCGCTCGCCATCCGCCTGCAATCGGCGGGGATCGACACGACCATCCTGGAAGCCCGCGACAAGCCCGGTGGCCGCGCTTATTATTGGGAAAAGGACGGGCACGTCTTTGATGCCGGCCCAACGGTGATCACCGACCCCGCCTGCCTGCGCGAGCTATGGGAACTGTCCGGCCACGATCTGGCCGAGGACGTCGACCTCGTCCCCGTGACCCCGTTCTATCGATTGTCGTGGCCGGACGGGACGACGTTCGATTACACGAACGACGACGCTGAATTGTTCGATCAGATCCGCGCGCTCGAGCCGGCGGACGTGGAGGGCTACCGCAAGTTTCTCAACTATTCCGCCGGTGTCCACGAGGAAGGTTACGTAAAGCTCGGCGCCGTGCCGTTCCTCGACTTCCGCTCGATGCTGAAGGCCGCCCCGTCGCTGGCGCGGTATCAGGCCTGGCGGTCGGTCTATTCGATCGTGTCGGGCTTCGTTCGCAATGAGAAGCTGCGTCAGGCGCTGTCCTTCCACACACTGCTGGTTGGCGGCAATCCGATGACGACCAGTTCGATCTACGCACTGATTCACAAGCTGGAGCGCGACGGTGGCGTCTGGTTCGCGCGTGGTGGCACCAACCGGCTGATCGCCGGCATGGTGCGCCATTTCGAACGGCTCGGCGGCAAAATCCGCTTGGGCGATCCGGTGGCTGAGATCGCGACCGACGGAACCCGCATAACGCGCGTCCGAACGCAGTCTGGCTTCGAAGAAAGTTTCGATGCCGTCGCATCAAACGCCGACGTTCTGCGCACCTACGAAATGCTGCAGCACCGGTCGGCCAAGCGATCCGCCGCCAGGCTGAAGCGCAAACGCTATTCCCCCTCACTGTTCGTGCTGCATTTCTCGACCAGCGGGACCTGGCCGGACGTCGCCCATCACAGCATTCTGTTCGGCCCGAAATATGCCGAGCTGCTCGACGAGATCTACAAGGGCGACGGCCTCCCGCACGACCCTTCGCTCTACCTGCACCACCCGACGATCACCGACCCCTCGATGGCGCCGCCTGACCGCTCGACCTTTTATGCGCTGGCGCCGGTGCCGCATCTTGGACAGACCGAATTCGACTGGGCGGTCGAGGGTCCGAAATATGCGGAGCGTATTCTTGAGGTTCTCGAGGAAAGAATGCTGCCCGGCCTGCGGGAACGTCTGGGCACGGTCTTTCACTTCGGACCGGCGGACTTTGAAAGCGAACTCAACTCCCACCTCGGCTCCGCATTCAGCCTCGAACCGGTGCTGACGCAGAGCGCCTATTTCCGCGTGCACAACCGCGACAGTAAAATCCCGAACCTGTACTTCGTCGGCGCAGGCACCCACCCGGGCGCCGGCATTCCCGGCGTGGTCGGCAGCGCGAAGGCCACTGCCGGGCTGATCATCGAGGACCTCGCCCGGTGA